A genomic stretch from Streptococcus oralis includes:
- a CDS encoding DNA polymerase III subunit alpha: MIAQLDTKTVYSFMESVVSIEKYVQMAKEYGYSHLAIMDVDNLYGAYHFLEVTRKYGIQPLVGLEMTLVKNEENISLRFLALSTKGYQELMKLSTLKMTGRKNWSDFTSHLEDVAVIVPYFEGIEQLDLGHDYFIGISPDTPQEVFTRPILPLYQVNSFEKEDIQVLQILSAIKDNVSLREVDLHSQQGIFLPASDLEARFKNHFPQALANLQGLIENVDYQLDPSLKLPRFNPERPAVEELRERAEQGLSDKGLTSAIYRERLNEELAVIHDMGFDDYFLVVWDLLRFGRSQGYYMGMGRGSAVGSLVAYSLDITGIDPVEKNLIFERFLNRERYTMPDIDIDIPDLYRPEFIRYVRDRYGSQHVAQIVTYSTFGAKQAIRDVFKRYGVPEYELTNITKKISFRDTLTTAYEKNLQFRQVINSKIEYQKAFEIARKIEGYPRQTSIHAAGVVMSDQDLTDYIPLKYGEDMLITQYDAHGVEANGLLKMDFLGLRNLTFVQKMQELLAESEGIHLKIEEIDLEDKDTLALFAAGNTKGIFQFEQPGAIRLLKRVQPQVFEEVVATTSLNRPGASDYIDNFVARKHGKEKVTVLDPALEDILSSTYGIMLYQEQVMQVAQRFGGFSLGKADILRRAMGKKNAKEMHFMKEDFITGAMKLGHTEEKANQVFAVMEKFAGYGFNRSHAYAYSALAFQLAYFKTHYPAIFFQVMLNYSSSDYIVDALQMGFEVAPLAINSIPYHDKIVQKKIYLGLKAIKGMPRDFSYWIIENRPFSSVEDFVTRLPKNYKKLSLLTPLVELGLFDEFDRNRQKILVNLPNLFVFVEELGGLFADANYSWTEADDFTEAEKFYKEQELIGVGISAHPLQTLAKQALYPTTPIANLTEGAQATLLVEVQKIKVIRTKKGESMAFLQVHDSKSRMDVTVFSDQYRKFASILSEGKFYYINGKVQSREGRLQMIAQDLREAVAERFWIQVRNHEYDKEISNILEQYKGPIPVIIRYVEEEKTIVSSRHFVKKDPALQEKLEGIAMKTIYR; the protein is encoded by the coding sequence ATGATTGCACAGCTCGACACCAAGACTGTTTATAGTTTTATGGAAAGTGTGGTTTCGATTGAAAAATACGTACAAATGGCTAAAGAATACGGCTATTCTCACCTTGCTATTATGGATGTGGATAATCTCTATGGAGCCTATCACTTTTTAGAAGTGACTCGTAAGTATGGTATTCAACCTTTAGTCGGTCTGGAAATGACTTTGGTCAAAAATGAGGAGAATATCTCTCTTCGTTTTCTAGCCCTATCCACTAAAGGTTACCAAGAGTTGATGAAGTTATCCACTCTAAAAATGACTGGTCGAAAGAATTGGTCTGACTTTACTAGCCACCTTGAGGATGTTGCCGTTATTGTTCCTTATTTTGAGGGAATCGAACAGCTAGATTTGGGACATGATTATTTTATCGGTATTAGTCCTGATACTCCTCAAGAAGTCTTTACCAGACCCATTCTTCCACTGTATCAGGTCAACTCTTTTGAAAAAGAAGATATTCAAGTTTTGCAAATCTTGTCGGCAATCAAGGACAATGTCAGTCTGAGAGAAGTGGATCTGCACTCACAACAAGGAATCTTTCTACCAGCCTCAGACTTAGAAGCTCGATTTAAAAATCATTTCCCTCAGGCACTTGCCAATCTTCAAGGTTTGATAGAGAATGTTGATTATCAACTTGATCCAAGTTTAAAACTTCCTCGCTTTAATCCTGAAAGACCAGCGGTCGAAGAACTTCGTGAGAGGGCTGAGCAAGGGTTGAGTGACAAGGGGCTAACCTCAGCTATCTATCGTGAGCGACTGAATGAAGAGTTGGCTGTGATTCATGATATGGGCTTTGATGACTATTTTCTAGTTGTTTGGGATTTGTTGCGTTTTGGACGTTCCCAAGGCTACTATATGGGAATGGGGCGTGGTTCTGCGGTTGGTAGTCTAGTAGCTTACTCACTGGATATTACAGGAATTGACCCGGTTGAAAAGAACTTGATTTTCGAGCGTTTTTTAAATCGTGAGCGCTATACCATGCCCGATATCGATATCGACATCCCTGACCTATATAGACCAGAGTTCATTCGTTATGTTCGTGATCGCTATGGCAGTCAACACGTGGCGCAGATTGTCACTTATTCGACCTTTGGAGCAAAACAGGCAATTCGTGATGTTTTCAAACGTTATGGTGTTCCAGAGTACGAATTAACAAATATTACGAAAAAGATCAGTTTTCGAGATACCTTAACCACGGCCTATGAAAAGAATTTGCAATTTAGGCAAGTTATCAATAGTAAGATTGAATACCAAAAAGCTTTTGAGATTGCTCGAAAGATTGAAGGTTATCCTCGTCAGACCTCTATCCATGCGGCTGGTGTCGTTATGAGTGACCAAGACCTGACGGACTATATTCCCCTCAAATATGGTGAGGATATGCTCATCACCCAGTATGATGCTCATGGAGTTGAAGCTAATGGTCTTCTAAAAATGGATTTCCTGGGTTTACGTAACCTGACTTTTGTACAAAAAATGCAGGAATTGCTTGCTGAATCAGAAGGTATTCATCTGAAAATCGAAGAGATTGATTTGGAAGACAAGGACACTCTGGCCCTCTTTGCTGCTGGAAATACCAAGGGGATTTTCCAATTTGAACAACCTGGTGCTATTCGACTCTTGAAACGAGTTCAGCCGCAAGTTTTCGAAGAAGTGGTAGCAACGACCTCACTCAACAGACCAGGGGCAAGCGATTATATCGATAATTTTGTGGCCCGTAAGCATGGCAAAGAAAAGGTGACGGTACTAGATCCTGCCTTGGAGGACATTCTGTCATCAACCTACGGAATTATGCTCTATCAAGAGCAAGTCATGCAGGTTGCTCAGCGTTTTGGAGGTTTCAGTCTTGGTAAAGCCGATATTCTCAGACGAGCCATGGGTAAGAAAAATGCTAAAGAGATGCATTTCATGAAGGAAGATTTTATCACAGGAGCTATGAAATTGGGGCATACAGAAGAAAAGGCCAACCAAGTTTTTGCAGTGATGGAAAAGTTTGCGGGCTATGGATTTAACAGATCCCACGCCTACGCCTACTCAGCACTGGCTTTCCAGCTAGCTTATTTCAAGACGCACTATCCTGCTATTTTCTTTCAAGTCATGTTGAATTATTCCAGCAGTGATTACATTGTGGATGCATTGCAGATGGGCTTTGAAGTGGCTCCTTTAGCAATCAACAGTATTCCCTATCATGATAAGATTGTTCAGAAGAAAATCTATCTTGGTCTGAAAGCCATTAAGGGCATGCCAAGAGATTTTTCTTACTGGATTATCGAAAATCGTCCTTTTTCAAGTGTGGAAGATTTCGTCACACGTCTCCCCAAGAATTACAAGAAACTGTCGCTTTTGACTCCTTTGGTTGAACTAGGGCTTTTTGATGAATTTGACAGGAACCGCCAGAAAATCTTAGTAAACCTACCAAACTTATTTGTTTTTGTTGAGGAGTTAGGAGGACTCTTTGCAGATGCAAACTATAGTTGGACTGAGGCTGATGATTTTACAGAAGCAGAGAAATTTTACAAGGAGCAGGAACTGATTGGGGTAGGTATTAGTGCCCATCCTCTCCAAACTCTTGCTAAACAAGCCCTATATCCGACAACACCAATCGCTAATCTTACTGAGGGAGCTCAAGCTACTCTCCTAGTTGAAGTGCAAAAAATAAAAGTCATTCGAACTAAGAAAGGTGAGAGTATGGCCTTTCTACAGGTTCATGACAGTAAGTCTCGGATGGATGTAACTGTATTTTCTGACCAGTATCGAAAATTCGCCTCCATCTTATCTGAAGGAAAATTCTACTATATCAACGGCAAGGTTCAATCCCGCGAAGGCCGTCTGCAAATGATTGCACAAGATTTGAGAGAAGCAGTCGCTGAACGATTCTGGATTCAAGTTAGAAATCATGAATACGATAAAGAGATTTCAAATATCCTAGAACAATACAAAGGCCCTATTCCTGTTATTATCAGGTATGTAGAGGAAGAAAAAACAATTGTTTCCTCCCGTCATTTTGTAAAAAAAGACCCTGCTTTACAGGAAAAATTAGAGGGAATTGCTATGAAAACGATTTATCGCTAA
- the pfkA gene encoding 6-phosphofructokinase, which yields MKRIAVLTSGGDAPGMNAAIRAVVRQAISEGMEVFGIYDGYAGMVAGEIYPLDAASVGDIISRGGTFLHSARYPEFAQLEGQLKGIEQLKKHGIEGVVVIGGDGSYHGAMRLTEHGFPAIGLPGTIDNDIVGTDFTIGFDTAVTTAMDAIDKIRDTSSSHRRTFVVEVMGRNAGDIALWAGIATGADEIIIPEEGFKMEDIVASIKAGYECGKKHNIIVLAEGVMSADEFGKKLKEAGDTSDLRVTELGHIQRGGSPTARDRVLASRLGAHAVKLLKQGIGGVAVGIRNEKMVENPILGTAEEGALFSLTADGKIVVNNPHKADLGLASLNKSLS from the coding sequence ATGAAACGTATTGCTGTTTTGACTAGCGGTGGAGACGCCCCTGGTATGAACGCTGCCATCCGTGCAGTAGTTCGTCAAGCAATCTCAGAAGGAATGGAAGTCTTTGGTATCTATGATGGATACGCAGGGATGGTTGCCGGTGAAATCTATCCACTTGATGCTGCTTCAGTTGGAGACATCATTTCACGTGGTGGTACTTTCCTTCACTCTGCTCGTTACCCTGAGTTTGCACAACTTGAAGGTCAACTTAAAGGGATTGAGCAGTTGAAAAAACACGGGATCGAAGGTGTCGTTGTAATCGGTGGTGACGGTTCTTATCACGGAGCTATGCGCTTGACTGAGCATGGATTCCCAGCTATCGGTCTGCCTGGCACAATTGATAATGACATCGTAGGTACTGATTTCACAATTGGATTTGATACTGCAGTTACTACTGCAATGGATGCGATTGATAAGATTCGTGATACATCATCAAGTCACCGTCGTACTTTCGTTGTAGAAGTAATGGGACGTAATGCTGGTGATATCGCACTTTGGGCAGGTATTGCTACTGGTGCCGATGAAATCATTATCCCTGAAGAAGGCTTCAAGATGGAAGATATCGTAGCTAGCATCAAAGCTGGTTACGAATGCGGTAAAAAACACAACATCATCGTTTTGGCCGAGGGGGTTATGTCTGCCGATGAATTCGGTAAGAAACTCAAGGAAGCAGGAGACACTAGTGACCTTCGTGTAACTGAACTTGGTCACATCCAACGTGGTGGTTCACCAACTGCGCGTGACCGCGTCTTGGCGTCACGCTTGGGAGCACATGCTGTTAAACTCCTCAAACAAGGAATCGGTGGTGTCGCTGTTGGTATTCGTAATGAGAAAATGGTTGAAAATCCAATTCTTGGAACAGCAGAAGAAGGAGCCTTGTTCAGCCTAACAGCTGATGGCAAAATCGTTGTTAACAACCCTCACAAAGCTGACCTTGGACTTGCTAGCTTGAACAAGAGCTTGTCATAA
- the pyk gene encoding pyruvate kinase: MNKRVKIVATLGPAVEIRGGKKFGDDGYWGEKLDVEASAKNIAKLIEAGANTFRFNFSHGDHQEQGERMATVKLAEKLAGKKVGFLLDTKGPEIRTELFEGEAKEYSYKTGEKIRVATKQGIKSTREVIALNVAGALDIYDDVEVGRQVLVDDGKLGLRVVAKDDATREFEVEVENDGIIAKQKGVNIPNTKIPFPALAERDNDDIRFGLEQGINFIAISFVRTAKDVNEVRAICEETGNGHVQLFAKIENQQGIDNLDEIIEAADGIMIARGDMGIEVPFEMVPVYQKMIITKVNAAGKVAITATNMLETMTEKPRATRSEVSDVFNAVIDGTDATMLSGESANGKYPLESVRTMATIDKNAQTLLKEYGRLSSVNLSRNSKTEVMASAVKDATNSMNIKLVVTLTKTGHTARLISKYRPDADILAITFDELTQRGLMLNWGVIPVTTDRPSNTDDMFDLAERIAVEQGLVESGDDIVIVAGVPLGEAVRTNTMRIRTVR; this comes from the coding sequence ATGAATAAACGTGTAAAAATCGTTGCAACTTTGGGTCCTGCGGTAGAAATCCGTGGTGGTAAAAAATTCGGTGATGACGGATACTGGGGTGAAAAACTTGACGTTGAAGCTTCAGCAAAAAACATTGCTAAATTGATTGAAGCGGGAGCTAACACTTTCCGTTTCAACTTCTCACACGGTGACCACCAAGAACAAGGTGAACGTATGGCAACTGTTAAACTTGCAGAAAAACTTGCAGGTAAAAAAGTTGGTTTCCTTCTTGATACTAAAGGACCAGAAATCCGTACTGAATTGTTCGAAGGTGAAGCTAAAGAGTACTCATACAAAACTGGTGAAAAAATCCGTGTTGCAACTAAACAAGGAATCAAATCAACTCGTGAAGTGATTGCTTTGAACGTTGCGGGTGCTCTTGACATCTACGACGATGTTGAAGTTGGTCGTCAAGTATTGGTTGACGATGGTAAACTTGGTCTTCGCGTTGTTGCTAAAGACGATGCAACTCGTGAATTTGAAGTTGAAGTTGAAAACGACGGAATTATCGCTAAACAAAAAGGTGTAAACATCCCTAACACTAAAATTCCTTTCCCAGCACTTGCTGAACGTGATAACGATGATATCCGTTTCGGTCTTGAGCAAGGTATTAACTTCATCGCGATCTCATTCGTACGTACTGCAAAAGACGTGAATGAAGTTCGTGCAATCTGTGAAGAAACTGGAAACGGGCATGTTCAATTGTTCGCTAAAATCGAAAACCAACAAGGTATCGACAACTTGGATGAAATCATCGAAGCTGCTGACGGTATTATGATTGCTCGTGGTGACATGGGTATCGAAGTACCATTCGAAATGGTTCCAGTTTACCAAAAAATGATTATTACAAAAGTAAATGCAGCTGGTAAAGTCGCTATCACAGCAACAAACATGCTTGAAACTATGACTGAAAAACCACGTGCAACGCGTTCAGAAGTATCAGATGTGTTTAACGCTGTTATCGACGGAACCGACGCAACAATGCTTTCAGGTGAGTCTGCAAACGGTAAATACCCACTTGAATCTGTTCGTACAATGGCAACAATTGACAAGAATGCTCAAACCCTATTGAAAGAATACGGTCGCTTGTCATCTGTTAACTTGTCACGTAATTCTAAGACTGAGGTTATGGCTTCAGCTGTTAAGGATGCGACAAATTCTATGAATATCAAGTTGGTGGTTACTCTCACTAAGACAGGTCACACTGCTCGTTTGATTTCTAAATACCGTCCAGATGCTGATATCTTGGCAATCACTTTCGATGAATTGACTCAGCGTGGTTTGATGCTTAACTGGGGAGTTATTCCAGTAACAACTGATCGCCCATCAAACACTGATGATATGTTTGATCTCGCTGAAAGAATTGCAGTTGAGCAAGGTTTGGTAGAATCTGGTGATGATATTGTTATCGTTGCAGGTGTACCACTTGGCGAAGCTGTTCGTACAAACACAATGCGCATCCGCACTGTACGCTAA
- a CDS encoding UDP-N-acetylglucosamine 1-carboxyvinyltransferase, with amino-acid sequence MRKIVINGGHPLQGEITISGAKNSVVALIPAIILANDVVTLDCVPDISDVASLVEIMEIMGAKVKRYNDVLEIDPRGVQNIPMPYGKINSLRASYYFYGSLLGRFGEATVGLPGGCDLGPRPIDLHLKAFEAMGAKVSYEGDNMNLSAQGKGLHGASIYMDTVSVGATINTMIAAVKAKGRTVIENAAREPEIIDVATLLNNMGAHIRGAGTDIIIIDGVEQLHGTRHQVIPDRIEAGTYISLAAAVGKGIRINNVLYEHLEGFIAKLEEMGVRMTVSEDSIFVEEQSDLKAINIKTAPYPGFATDLQQPITPLLLTAQGRGTIIDTIYEKRVNHVFELAKMDADITTTNDHIFYTGGRVLHGAKVKATDLRAGAALVIAGLMAQGQTEITNIEFILRGYSDIIEKLRSLGADITLVED; translated from the coding sequence ATGAGAAAAATTGTCATCAATGGTGGACATCCATTGCAAGGTGAGATCACCATTAGTGGTGCTAAGAATAGTGTTGTAGCATTAATCCCTGCTATCATACTGGCAAATGATGTTGTCACTTTGGATTGTGTCCCAGATATTTCAGACGTTGCTAGTCTTGTAGAGATTATGGAAATCATGGGAGCGAAAGTAAAACGCTACAATGATGTCTTGGAGATTGATCCAAGAGGTGTTCAAAACATTCCAATGCCTTATGGTAAGATCAATAGCTTGCGTGCTTCTTATTATTTCTACGGAAGTCTTTTAGGTCGCTTTGGTGAAGCTACAGTTGGACTTCCTGGTGGATGTGATCTGGGGCCTCGTCCGATTGACCTTCACTTAAAAGCTTTTGAAGCCATGGGAGCTAAGGTGAGCTATGAGGGAGACAATATGAATTTGTCTGCTCAGGGTAAGGGACTTCACGGCGCAAGTATCTACATGGATACTGTCAGCGTTGGTGCAACTATTAACACCATGATTGCTGCAGTAAAAGCTAAGGGACGTACTGTCATTGAAAATGCGGCTCGTGAACCAGAAATCATCGATGTGGCTACCCTTTTGAATAACATGGGGGCTCACATTCGTGGTGCAGGGACTGATATTATCATCATTGATGGTGTCGAGCAACTTCATGGGACGCGTCATCAAGTCATTCCAGACCGTATCGAAGCTGGAACCTATATTTCACTTGCTGCAGCGGTTGGTAAAGGAATTCGTATTAACAATGTTCTCTATGAGCATTTAGAAGGCTTTATCGCCAAACTAGAAGAAATGGGCGTTCGCATGACGGTCTCTGAGGATAGTATCTTCGTTGAAGAACAGTCTGATTTGAAGGCCATCAATATTAAAACTGCCCCCTATCCAGGATTTGCAACCGATTTGCAACAACCAATTACGCCACTTTTACTAACTGCTCAAGGTCGTGGAACTATTATTGATACCATTTACGAAAAACGTGTCAACCATGTCTTTGAGTTAGCAAAAATGGATGCGGATATTACGACTACAAATGACCATATTTTCTACACTGGTGGGCGTGTTCTACATGGTGCCAAGGTGAAAGCTACAGATCTTCGTGCTGGTGCTGCACTTGTCATCGCTGGATTGATGGCTCAAGGACAGACTGAAATTACAAATATTGAGTTTATCCTTCGTGGTTACTCAGATATTATTGAAAAATTGCGTAGTCTTGGAGCGGACATTACACTCGTTGAAGACTAA
- a CDS encoding GNAT family N-acetyltransferase, translating to MNIWTKLAMFSFFETERLYLRPFFFSDSKAFYEIASNPENLQFIFPCQASLEESQYALANYFMKAPLGVWAICSQDNQEMIGSIKFEKIDEIKKEAEIGYFLRKDSWSQGFMTEVVTKLCQLSFEEFGLKQLSIITHLENQASQKVAQKAGFSLFRQFKGSDRYTRKMRDYLEFRYVKGEFNE from the coding sequence ATGAATATTTGGACCAAATTAGCAATGTTTTCTTTCTTTGAAACGGAGCGCTTGTATTTGCGTCCTTTCTTTTTTAGTGACAGCAAAGCTTTTTATGAAATTGCTTCTAATCCTGAAAATCTGCAATTTATTTTTCCTTGCCAAGCAAGTTTAGAGGAGAGTCAATATGCTCTTGCTAACTATTTTATGAAGGCTCCTCTGGGTGTCTGGGCAATTTGTAGCCAAGACAATCAGGAAATGATTGGTTCCATCAAGTTTGAAAAAATAGACGAAATCAAAAAAGAAGCTGAAATTGGTTATTTCTTAAGAAAGGATTCTTGGTCACAAGGTTTTATGACAGAAGTAGTTACCAAACTTTGTCAGCTTTCATTTGAAGAATTTGGTTTAAAACAATTATCCATCATCACTCATCTGGAGAATCAAGCTAGCCAAAAAGTGGCTCAAAAAGCAGGTTTTAGTCTCTTTCGCCAATTCAAGGGGAGTGACCGCTATACTCGTAAAATGAGAGACTACCTTGAATTTCGATACGTTAAAGGAGAATTCAATGAGTAA
- the spxR gene encoding CBS-HotDog domain-containing transcription factor SpxR, with protein MSKHQEILSYLEELPIGKRVSVRSISNHLGVSDGTAYRAIKEAENRGIVETRPRSGTIRVKSQKVAIERLTYAEIAEVTSSEVLAGQEGLEREFSKFSIGAMTEQNILSYLNDGGLLIVGDRTRIQLLALENENAVLVTGGFHVHEDVLALANKKGIPVLRSKHDTFTVATMINRALSNVQIKTDILTVEKLYRPSHEYGFLRETDTVKDYLDLVRKNRSSRFPVINQHQVVVGVVTMRDAGDKSPSTTIDKVMTRSIFVTGLATNIANVSQRMIAEDFEMVPVVRSNQTLLGVVTRRDVMDKMSRSQVSALPTFSEQIGQKLSYHHDEVVITVEPFMLEKNGVLANGVLAEILTHMTQDLVANSGRNLIIEQMLIYFLQAVQIDDTLRIQARIIHHTRRSAIIDYDIYHDHQIVSKANVTVKIN; from the coding sequence ATGAGTAAACACCAGGAAATCTTAAGTTATCTGGAAGAGTTGCCAATAGGGAAACGTGTCAGCGTTCGTAGTATTTCCAATCACTTGGGTGTCAGTGATGGGACGGCTTATCGTGCCATTAAAGAAGCTGAAAACCGTGGAATTGTAGAAACTCGACCTCGTAGTGGAACCATTCGTGTCAAATCTCAGAAAGTGGCTATTGAGAGACTAACCTATGCTGAAATTGCAGAAGTAACTTCCTCTGAAGTCTTGGCTGGTCAGGAAGGGCTTGAGAGAGAGTTTAGTAAATTCTCCATTGGGGCTATGACAGAGCAGAATATCTTGTCCTATCTGAATGATGGTGGTTTGTTAATCGTCGGAGACCGTACTCGTATTCAACTTTTAGCTCTGGAAAATGAAAATGCTGTCCTCGTGACGGGTGGTTTTCATGTGCACGAGGATGTACTAGCTCTTGCCAATAAAAAGGGTATTCCTGTCCTGAGAAGTAAGCATGATACTTTTACAGTAGCGACCATGATCAACAGAGCTCTCTCAAATGTTCAAATCAAAACCGATATTCTGACAGTTGAAAAGCTCTATCGTCCTAGTCATGAGTATGGTTTCTTAAGAGAAACGGACACAGTGAAAGACTATTTGGACTTGGTACGTAAGAACAGAAGTAGTCGTTTCCCAGTCATCAATCAGCATCAAGTGGTTGTGGGAGTTGTTACCATGCGTGATGCAGGGGACAAATCCCCTAGCACGACGATTGATAAGGTGATGACGCGCAGCATTTTCGTGACAGGATTAGCGACCAATATTGCCAATGTCAGTCAACGAATGATTGCAGAAGACTTTGAGATGGTTCCGGTAGTGAGAAGCAATCAAACTTTGCTCGGAGTTGTAACGAGACGAGATGTCATGGATAAGATGAGCCGCTCTCAGGTTTCGGCTTTGCCGACTTTTTCAGAGCAAATCGGTCAGAAGTTGTCTTATCATCACGACGAAGTTGTGATTACAGTTGAGCCTTTTATGCTTGAGAAAAACGGGGTTTTAGCAAATGGTGTTCTTGCTGAAATTTTAACTCACATGACACAGGATTTGGTGGCAAATAGCGGACGTAATCTCATCATTGAACAGATGTTGATTTATTTCTTGCAGGCTGTGCAAATAGATGATACTTTGCGAATTCAGGCTCGGATTATTCACCACACGAGACGCTCAGCTATTATTGATTATGATATTTATCATGATCATCAGATTGTTTCAAAAGCAAATGTTACGGTTAAAATTAATTAG
- a CDS encoding methionyl aminopeptidase encodes MITLKSTREIEAMDKAGDFLASIHIGLRDLIKPGVDMWEVEEYVRRRCKEENFLPLQIGVDGAVMDYPYATCCSLNDEVAHAFPRHYILKDGDLLKVDMVLGGPIAKSDLNVSKLNFNNVEQMKKYTQSYSGGLADSCWAYAVGTPSEEVKNLMDVTKEAMYIGIEKAVVGNRIGDIGAAIQEYAESRGYGVVRDLVGHGVGPTMHEEPMVPNYGIAGRGLRLREGMVLTIEPMINTGDWEIDTDMKTGWAHKTIDGGLSCQYEHQFVITKDGPVILTSQGEEGTY; translated from the coding sequence ATGATAACTTTAAAATCAACACGTGAAATCGAAGCCATGGACAAGGCTGGTGATTTCCTAGCAAGTATCCATATCGGCTTACGTGATTTGATTAAGCCAGGCGTAGATATGTGGGAAGTTGAAGAGTACGTTCGTCGACGTTGTAAAGAGGAAAATTTCCTTCCTCTACAGATTGGCGTGGATGGCGCAGTTATGGATTATCCCTATGCTACTTGTTGCTCTCTCAACGACGAAGTTGCTCATGCTTTTCCACGTCATTACATCTTGAAAGATGGCGATTTACTCAAGGTTGACATGGTACTTGGTGGTCCGATTGCCAAATCCGACCTCAATGTCTCTAAACTCAACTTCAACAATGTTGAGCAAATGAAAAAATACACCCAAAGTTATTCTGGTGGTTTAGCAGACTCATGTTGGGCTTATGCGGTTGGTACACCGTCTGAAGAAGTGAAAAACCTGATGGACGTAACCAAGGAAGCTATGTATATAGGGATTGAGAAAGCAGTTGTTGGCAATCGCATCGGTGATATCGGTGCAGCCATTCAAGAATACGCTGAAAGTCGCGGTTACGGTGTCGTGCGTGATTTGGTTGGACACGGAGTTGGTCCCACTATGCATGAAGAACCAATGGTTCCTAACTACGGTATTGCAGGCCGTGGACTCCGTCTCCGTGAAGGAATGGTGCTGACCATTGAACCCATGATCAATACTGGAGATTGGGAAATTGATACAGATATGAAGACTGGCTGGGCTCATAAGACCATTGATGGTGGTCTATCGTGCCAATATGAACACCAGTTCGTGATTACTAAAGACGGTCCTGTTATCTTGACTAGTCAAGGTGAAGAAGGAACGTATTAA